The sequence CCCAGATGTCGGGACCGATCTGAATATCCAGGCGGATGCCTTTGACCTTGGCATTCACCCGCATCAGATCGAAGACTTCGAGCACGATCTCGCGCAGGTTGTGATTCTCCCACTTGACCCGCATCCCCCCGGTTTGAACCAGGGCCCACTGCAGAAGGTTTTCCAAAAGCCCATGCGCCTCTTCCGAGGACACCGAGATCTTATCGACCATTTCCCGCAGCTGCTCGGTCCCCAGGGAATCGAGACTGTCGCTGATGATGCCGCTATAGCCTTTCAGAGCATTGAAGGGGCTTTTCAGATCATGGGCGATGATGGAAAAGATGCGATCCTTGGTGGCGTTGTTGCGCTCCAGGGCCTTATTGGTTTCCGCATATTTTTCGATGATATCCTTCAGATCCGCCGTGCGGCGTTCGACCTGATGCTCCAGATCACGGACAGAATCTTTCAAGCGCCTCGCCATGCTGCCCATGGAGCGCCCGAGCTGACCGATCTCGTCCTCGCGCTGGGAATGCAGAAGCGCGCGGAAATCCCCGCCTTCCAGCTGTCCGGCGGCATCATTCAGCTGCAGGATGGGACGGGTGACCTGGGATCCCACCAGCGCATTGAAAGCCAGCACCACGAGTAAAAGGACCAGGAGCGCGAGCACGAGGCTCGTGGCAGAATCCTGAAGGAGTTTCTCATAATTTTTTTCAGGCGCGATGGTGACGATGATCAGATCCTGAGCGCGGGTCATGGCCGCATACATCGGACCAGCCGCCGCGTGAACCTGAAGGGCATGCGTTCCGGTCAGTTGATCAAGCCGTCCAAAGCGATCCTGCAGAGCCTGCAGGGTGCAGCGCAGAAAGCAGTCCTGATGCAGAAAGACATTCTGATCCGAGCCGCTGCGCGCATAAAGCCTGTCATTGGCAAAGGGGGAATGCGCGACCAGCGTGCCATCCGCTTTCAGAACAAGGATCGTGGCCCAGTGACCCGAGGCGATCTGCTTCAGCTGCTCCTGGCGGGACGCCTGCACCTCGGTGTCGCTCTTATCATCCTTGAGCCAGCCATTCACGGTCATGAGCGCCACCGACAGCGATTTTTGCGCCGCCTCTTCTGTCATCGAACTTAGAAAACGCGCGGATTGCCTAAGGGACAGCCAGGAGACGAACAGAAGGATGATCAGCCCCACCCCGAAGAGGTGCGCGGAGAGAAAAAATTGGAGCCGGCGCGGCTGCCACCAGACTTTCATCCTGAACCCTTTCAGCTGGCTGAACCCTGTCAGCTGCCCTGGACATCTATGCTTAACGATTATCGGTCAGGAAGATTCGGTATGAAGCTGGCGGCTTTGGCAGTTTGGAAAATTCAGACGAATTTGAGTTCGAGCTCGGCGAGATAGTCTTTCATGTGCGAAAAGAGCAGACGGCACTTATCATACTGGCGGCCTTCGGCGCTGCGCTCCAGATCCCGCGCCATTTCCCCCAGTTCGAGGAGTCCATAGCCGGCTGCGTTCCCGGCGAGCTTATGACCAATCTGACGCAAAAATTCGAAGTCCTTCTTTTCCAGAGCTGTCTGAATTTTCATCATGTCTTCTTCACGGTTACGCAAATACCGTGGGAAAACATCTTCAAGCTCCTTATCGACCTCAACAATCACGCGATCCTCCCTTGCCACTATGGATTACCGGGTTCCTTTATATTATAGCTTAGGTCCTCCACCTGCGGTTGACAAAGTCAGGGGAGCTTCTATAATTTGCAAACTTTTCTGGTGGCTGACCGCCTGTGTGCCGTCTGCTGCTACCGTAGCATCCAGCAAAGCGATGAGCCAGGCACTACCCCCTGGGACCAACAAACAGCGTCGCTTTGCCTTAATCAGAGGTTGATATGAAGGCACTTGTCGAAGAAGTCAATACGGTCCAACGCCGTATCAAGGTGGAATTGTCGGCGGTTGATGTGAAAAGCGCTTTTGACTCCGTTTATCGCAAGTTGCAGCAAAAAGCCCGCATCAATGGTTTCCGTCCTGGCAAGGCCCCCATGAATGTCATCCGTAAGATGTACGGATCTTCGATTGCCTACGATGTCGCCGATCAATTGGTTCGCAATCACCTGTTCAGCGCCATCGAGCAGCAGTCTCTGCGCCCGATCGCCGCACCTGTTCTGGAGACCATGGACCTGCCGAAGGAAGACAACGACTATAGCTTCAGCGCCCTCGTGGACATCCTGCCCGCGCTGAAAATCGAAGGCTACAAAGGTCTGAACCTGGAAGCCAGCACGTCGGAAGTC comes from Oligoflexus sp. and encodes:
- a CDS encoding Hpt domain-containing protein — translated: MIVEVDKELEDVFPRYLRNREEDMMKIQTALEKKDFEFLRQIGHKLAGNAAGYGLLELGEMARDLERSAEGRQYDKCRLLFSHMKDYLAELELKFV
- a CDS encoding sensor histidine kinase; translated protein: MKVWWQPRRLQFFLSAHLFGVGLIILLFVSWLSLRQSARFLSSMTEEAAQKSLSVALMTVNGWLKDDKSDTEVQASRQEQLKQIASGHWATILVLKADGTLVAHSPFANDRLYARSGSDQNVFLHQDCFLRCTLQALQDRFGRLDQLTGTHALQVHAAAGPMYAAMTRAQDLIIVTIAPEKNYEKLLQDSATSLVLALLVLLLVVLAFNALVGSQVTRPILQLNDAAGQLEGGDFRALLHSQREDEIGQLGRSMGSMARRLKDSVRDLEHQVERRTADLKDIIEKYAETNKALERNNATKDRIFSIIAHDLKSPFNALKGYSGIISDSLDSLGTEQLREMVDKISVSSEEAHGLLENLLQWALVQTGGMRVKWENHNLREIVLEVFDLMRVNAKVKGIRLDIQIGPDIW